In Ruminiclostridium papyrosolvens DSM 2782, the following proteins share a genomic window:
- a CDS encoding ROK family protein, producing the protein MNTFFIGIDIGGTHVRIATYDETLGYISDIKKVKFKKSGICELEISENICDLITSAINEMKQENKVLKGIGISLAALFERTTGNIVKWPNNMTWNGFELKKYLQSKFNVPVILEDDANSAALGEKLEGAGKGHDNLAYITISTGVGCGLILNNTLITGANGWAGEIGHIKVVEEGPECNCGNKGCLQALVSGPALLKRFKELKKGCGDTELIQLPEVAVLAEKGDADAIEVFSRAGMHIGKIIANIVMLLDISAFVIGGGVAEAGNILLDSVRETAAHQLKYFNREVKIEKSALADINGVIGALGIIYRHINNREPEMMLRLS; encoded by the coding sequence GTGAATACTTTTTTCATTGGAATTGACATTGGAGGGACCCATGTCCGCATTGCAACTTATGATGAGACTTTGGGATATATTTCTGACATTAAAAAAGTAAAGTTTAAAAAATCCGGGATTTGCGAGCTTGAAATTTCGGAGAATATTTGTGATTTGATAACATCTGCTATAAATGAAATGAAGCAGGAAAATAAAGTATTAAAAGGAATAGGGATTTCCTTGGCTGCACTCTTTGAAAGAACCACCGGAAATATTGTCAAATGGCCCAACAATATGACTTGGAATGGTTTTGAGTTAAAAAAGTATTTGCAGTCGAAATTTAATGTACCTGTTATTCTGGAGGACGATGCTAATTCGGCCGCACTTGGCGAAAAACTTGAGGGAGCAGGAAAAGGGCATGATAATCTGGCATACATTACAATTAGTACAGGCGTTGGATGCGGGCTGATTCTTAATAATACACTTATTACCGGTGCAAATGGGTGGGCAGGTGAAATAGGTCATATAAAGGTGGTTGAAGAGGGGCCGGAATGCAATTGCGGCAATAAAGGATGTCTTCAGGCATTAGTATCGGGTCCGGCACTCTTGAAAAGATTTAAAGAGTTAAAAAAGGGTTGCGGAGATACTGAGCTGATACAGCTGCCGGAGGTGGCTGTTTTGGCTGAGAAAGGAGATGCTGACGCAATTGAGGTTTTTTCTCGGGCAGGTATGCATATTGGCAAAATAATAGCGAACATTGTTATGTTACTTGATATTTCTGCTTTTGTTATTGGCGGAGGCGTTGCCGAAGCAGGAAATATTCTTCTGGATTCTGTAAGAGAAACAGCTGCTCACCAACTAAAGTACTTTAACAGAGAAGTTAAAATAGAAAAGTCTGCGTTAGCTGATATTAATGGAGTAATAGGGGCCCTCGGGATTATATACAGACATATAAATAACAGAGAGCCGGAAATGATGCTAAGATTGAGTTAA
- a CDS encoding zinc-ribbon domain-containing protein — protein MNKNIKNSISEKLPYLIDEWDYKKNGDLYPENVAWRSNKKIWWKCKNGHSFQTNLNNRIDVNIKTGEVIVSDCPYCIGKRVLTGYNDLETTNPELIREWDFEKNIIKPTEITNGSHRKIWWSCDKGHSWQAVVYSRKNRGCPYCAGKAILLGYNDLATLNPKLASEWHPTKNGDVNSNTISLNSHKKFWWKCDKGHEWEICPHNRNYGSECPYCSGRFAIKGETDLETLKPKLAAEWHPTKNNGVTPDTVSLNSHKKHWWLCENDHEWQAYIYTRASGSGCPYCIGKRSVVGETDLETVMPEITVEWNYERNRGKTPNMFTKSSNRKVWWKCEFGHEWRTAINTRTSLGTGCPKCAKNRRK, from the coding sequence ATGAATAAAAACATTAAAAACTCCATATCTGAAAAACTCCCGTATTTAATTGATGAATGGGATTATAAAAAGAATGGGGACTTATATCCCGAAAATGTTGCTTGGAGATCAAACAAAAAAATATGGTGGAAGTGTAAAAATGGACATTCTTTTCAAACAAATCTCAACAATAGAATAGATGTAAATATAAAGACAGGAGAGGTCATAGTTTCAGATTGTCCATATTGTATAGGAAAGAGGGTATTAACTGGATACAATGATTTAGAGACTACGAATCCAGAACTTATAAGGGAATGGGACTTTGAAAAGAATATTATAAAGCCAACTGAAATTACAAATGGCTCACATAGGAAAATCTGGTGGAGTTGTGATAAAGGGCATTCTTGGCAGGCTGTGGTTTATAGCCGAAAAAATAGGGGATGCCCATATTGCGCAGGTAAAGCTATATTACTGGGATACAATGATTTAGCGACTTTAAATCCGAAACTTGCATCAGAATGGCATCCAACAAAGAACGGGGATGTAAACTCTAATACGATTTCTTTAAATTCACATAAGAAATTTTGGTGGAAATGTGATAAAGGACATGAGTGGGAAATATGTCCTCATAATAGAAATTATGGAAGTGAGTGTCCTTACTGTAGTGGAAGGTTCGCAATAAAAGGCGAAACGGATTTAGAAACACTAAAACCCAAATTGGCTGCGGAATGGCATCCCACAAAGAATAATGGGGTAACACCTGATACTGTTTCTTTGAATTCTCATAAGAAGCATTGGTGGCTTTGCGAGAATGATCATGAATGGCAGGCATACATTTATACTCGTGCAAGCGGTTCTGGATGCCCGTATTGCATTGGGAAAAGGTCGGTAGTAGGAGAAACAGATTTGGAAACAGTAATGCCTGAAATAACTGTCGAATGGAACTATGAAAGAAATAGAGGAAAGACTCCTAATATGTTTACCAAATCATCAAATAGAAAAGTTTGGTGGAAATGTGAATTTGGGCACGAATGGAGAACAGCAATCAACACTAGAACTAGCTTAGGAACAGGTTGCCCAAAGTGTGCGAAAAATCGTCGAAAATAA
- a CDS encoding helix-turn-helix domain-containing protein yields MQISYNRLWKLMIDKKIKKMQLAKDAKLSTSTLAKLGQEKPVSMDVLMRICKVLDCDIGDIVEMIDDKQE; encoded by the coding sequence ATGCAAATTTCCTATAATAGGCTTTGGAAATTAATGATAGATAAAAAAATAAAGAAAATGCAACTTGCAAAAGATGCAAAACTAAGTACATCTACTCTTGCAAAGTTGGGTCAAGAAAAGCCTGTAAGTATGGATGTTTTGATGAGGATATGCAAAGTTTTGGATTGTGATATCGGGGACATAGTTGAGATGATTGATGACAAGCAAGAATAG
- a CDS encoding DNA topoisomerase III produces MGFTIVLAEKPSVARDLAKVLNCGQNANGYIMGKKYIVTWALGHLVTLADPEAYGNKYKTWNLEDLPMVPNKMELVVIKQTAKQYGVVRGLLNRADVDELVIATDSGREGELVARWIIMKAGFKKPIKRLWISSQTDKAIKEGFAKLRPSKEYDNLYYSAQSRAEADWLVGLNVTRALTCKYNAQLSAGRVQTPTLAMIVEREEEIRKFRPKDYWTISAQFNGFTVQWQDSKTNQTRTFNKEEADGIVAKITGQTGEVVEVKKETKKELPPLAYDLTELQRDANKKFSYSAKQTLNIMQRLYESHKLVTYPRTDSRYITDDIVPTLNERLKSVAVGPYAKLVQGVMRNKISVTKRFVDNSKVTDHHAIIPTEQFVDLSSLNAEERNIYDLIVKRFIAVLSQPFEYEQTTVKLAVAGENFYAKGKIVRSAGWKTVYDGFGKLDEDNEEDDNDQSLPDIQKGQKAKVVAPKAINGKTKPPARYTEATLLSAMEHPGKFVDNKALKEALENTSGLGTPATRADIIEKLFNTFYVERRGKEIHPTSKGTQLISLVPADLKSPELTAKWEQQLSLISKGKANSNAFVGDMKNYAKKLVGAVIASSEQFKHDNLTREKCPECGKYLLEVNGKKGKMHVCPDRECGYRKSVTVISNARCPECHKKMEIRGEGDNKSFYCSCGYREKLDAFKKRKGEQVDKKDVAKFMRQQDKDESINSALAEALAKWKK; encoded by the coding sequence ATGGGTTTTACAATAGTACTAGCAGAAAAACCTTCGGTAGCCAGAGACCTGGCAAAAGTTCTGAACTGTGGACAGAACGCCAATGGCTATATAATGGGAAAAAAATATATAGTAACATGGGCTTTAGGGCATCTTGTTACCCTTGCAGACCCTGAGGCCTATGGCAACAAGTACAAGACATGGAACCTTGAAGACCTGCCAATGGTCCCAAACAAAATGGAACTGGTAGTAATAAAGCAGACTGCAAAACAGTACGGGGTAGTCAGAGGACTTTTGAACAGAGCAGATGTGGACGAACTTGTAATAGCCACTGATTCGGGGCGAGAAGGAGAACTTGTTGCCAGATGGATTATAATGAAAGCAGGGTTTAAAAAGCCCATAAAGCGTCTATGGATATCTTCTCAGACAGACAAAGCCATAAAGGAGGGTTTCGCAAAATTAAGACCTTCCAAGGAGTACGACAACCTGTATTACTCTGCACAGAGCAGGGCGGAAGCTGACTGGTTAGTTGGGCTTAATGTCACCAGAGCATTGACCTGCAAATACAACGCACAGTTGTCGGCAGGAAGAGTACAGACACCTACTCTTGCAATGATAGTAGAAAGAGAAGAAGAAATTCGCAAATTCAGGCCAAAAGACTATTGGACAATTTCTGCACAGTTTAACGGATTTACGGTACAGTGGCAGGACAGCAAAACAAATCAGACCAGAACCTTCAACAAAGAAGAAGCAGACGGTATAGTAGCAAAAATAACAGGCCAGACGGGCGAAGTAGTTGAGGTAAAAAAAGAAACCAAGAAGGAATTGCCTCCATTGGCTTATGACCTGACAGAGCTTCAAAGAGATGCAAACAAAAAGTTTTCATATTCAGCAAAACAAACCCTCAACATAATGCAGCGTCTTTATGAGTCGCACAAGCTGGTTACGTATCCAAGAACAGATTCAAGGTACATAACAGATGATATTGTGCCAACCTTGAATGAACGCTTGAAAAGCGTAGCCGTAGGCCCTTATGCAAAGCTTGTTCAGGGAGTTATGAGAAACAAAATAAGTGTTACAAAAAGGTTTGTGGATAACAGCAAGGTTACAGACCATCATGCAATCATACCAACAGAGCAATTTGTTGATTTGTCCTCATTGAATGCAGAAGAGCGGAATATATATGATTTAATTGTCAAGAGATTTATAGCAGTGCTAAGCCAGCCTTTTGAATATGAGCAGACAACTGTAAAGCTCGCAGTTGCAGGAGAAAACTTCTATGCAAAGGGAAAAATAGTCAGGTCAGCGGGTTGGAAAACAGTATATGACGGTTTCGGAAAGCTTGACGAAGACAATGAGGAAGATGACAATGACCAGTCTTTGCCGGATATTCAAAAAGGCCAAAAGGCAAAAGTTGTTGCACCTAAAGCAATAAACGGAAAAACCAAGCCACCTGCAAGGTATACCGAAGCAACGTTGCTTTCGGCAATGGAGCATCCGGGAAAATTTGTAGACAATAAAGCATTAAAGGAAGCCTTAGAAAACACCAGCGGACTTGGTACCCCTGCAACAAGAGCAGATATAATAGAAAAGTTATTTAATACCTTCTACGTGGAGAGAAGAGGCAAGGAAATCCATCCAACCTCAAAAGGAACACAACTTATTTCACTGGTTCCGGCGGACCTGAAATCGCCTGAACTTACAGCAAAATGGGAACAACAGCTTTCATTGATTAGTAAAGGTAAGGCCAACTCAAATGCCTTTGTAGGAGATATGAAAAATTATGCTAAAAAATTGGTGGGAGCAGTTATAGCAAGCTCGGAGCAGTTCAAGCACGATAATTTAACCAGAGAAAAATGTCCCGAATGCGGGAAATACCTTTTGGAGGTAAACGGCAAGAAAGGGAAAATGCATGTATGCCCTGACAGAGAATGCGGATACAGAAAATCGGTAACTGTAATATCAAATGCCAGATGCCCCGAATGTCACAAGAAGATGGAAATCAGAGGAGAAGGGGACAATAAATCCTTCTACTGTTCCTGCGGTTACAGAGAGAAGCTGGATGCCTTTAAAAAGAGA
- a CDS encoding DUF3320 domain-containing protein has translation MKELDVKIEQWKKRLLDLSKRNRLINFKETKRSSVSITYPSFEVLYKRIVFDEEALSFPYPLKTIYDENGEENNITIQEGDLKTNKTINEQQKTLKVLRGKAKTYIEEQGINSLYLTFGIIKWKENVTSDVILSSPIVLVPVSLTIQSITDPYRLQLHEDEIVVNPSLVFKFENDFGIILPEFDGNEEEISDYLHKISQLANKNDWSVTSDVHLTLLSFLKINMYKDLKDNKDKIVSNPIFKAISGDKSEISIIPEELNNFNHDRNIRPVDTYQVVDADSSQQDAILLSKKGISFVLQGPPGTGKSQTITNIIAEALADGKKVLFVSEKMAALEVVKKRLTAVGLDDFCLTLHSYKANKKEVLSQLAKTLNMQRISLRDDALYKLSSLEEKRRRLNEYSEELHTKCPPLNISIFEANGRLSKLFTTQDIIFDIPNIESTDTNLLNKYKYLLSEFSKTIGKLTEDYADNPWCGCNVPVVTHELRHNIEVNLNKISLAIKEIISSYESANKNIGSPKMLSMRNLPHLFAAIDFCSESPLFPEKWLSEDFTELKRLAEENHSLLNEYKKDRESLSEKYTPEIFDLSAKIIISTIEEKIIDVKKYLKQESFSSSKDIVLKADYILSECMEIRGVLNSICALSTEIIEMTGIYKHNNFNTINQLKEIIDLILLCPNPHPKWFEQAEIAKLYNSIEIAKSFQMKLRKNLNSVGEQFEREILSIEYESLINKFERNYSKLISVVSAYNKLPDALEMKISHLYDFSNKEVENLKIFRTFLFNGINAAVKVREKLDIDKVGNLQEIVSLGRLLAIIVQNPKPTQVWFDENKDIAVEKVISQIKETHAEIEKNKSKILEKFDKDILDVDYKGILKRFKTEYGSLLKFLKGSYKSDKNTIKGLCREQGIKLSDNDIISALNIVSEIKDKEQWLFDNKSLLSETLGDLYMNHYTDWTLIEKNRENFKSIRMYFGGSKIPEALKKDLVEGNTYWLSEYSSIINEIANNNIPDQIQDIFGSKSSVIENDILLQTINQTIENSEGLINDIDDLSRYLLKDKNLRNVTVNELLSYFNSIKIVDETKKWFVKNSPNFKESIGMHYLLEDTDWDNLENKIRIAERIIEYFKGNRVPQRLISLLIAHDRKMDKFIQLKNHINDIETSNISGRVLSLLSVEEIETMQLNDIESILGVIFEDINTLSDKYVNFKNCSKQEIVYESTMSDLVILERIQKTEETLENNKNDLYNKYQYKFKGIDTDWVEIISSLEFAEKFYLLCKDYAFSNKFIEDVASNKAFATWLKDTLKSLTQMYENISNTFEWYANLFDNYDVIYSQNLYSLLDRIMRSLDNLSLLEEWIDYRSIRQQCREVGLSEFVENVERIGMEPDIIQNTFLKRFYRLWLDAMLPKYPAVYAFRSRSHQSIIKEFNDLDKIQFDISRLRILERLIMKLPNTNFATSSVDEVGILKRELSKQKKIKPLRRLFKEIPNLLTALKPCLMMSPLSVSLYLQADGYNFDTIIFDEASQVCTEDAVGAIMRGKQVIIAGDSKQLPPTNFFAAAVSDGEFDVETDDDEYDDTGAYESILEEATNAIPERTLKWHYRSRHEHLIAFSNAKIYNHELVTFPSNIDQIEHNGVEYIFVENGVYDRGGKKHNINEAKRVAELVFEHFRLHPDRSLGIVTFSEAQQQAVDSAIRQIRLQNSQFEKYFSEDAEQAFFIKNLENVQGDERDTIIFSIGYAKDQSGVMYMNFGPLSKNGGHRRLNVAITRAKFNVKLVGSIHPTDIRIESTNSEGVKMLRQYIEFAIHGPSTLQNELHFSDIVNVESPFEESVYDFLVKNGYQVATQVGCSGYRIDMAVKHPTLSGIFVIGIECDGATYHSARTARERDRLRQTVLEDIGWKIYRIWSTDWIKDPKTEGAKLIEAVKQAIEGFKFDSTSSGSITYTETKAYSENDFIRVECTEDEIDTDKSNPYNFTYYKETDVYEVERVHDDSQYLANAIKHVVKQECPIHYELLCKRVATLFGNQKATVKVRNSIDYVLDKKIKDTIIKKDNFLWHKDVKDIQVKIPEPYGNVRPINYISTEEIAEAMYTIVSKSFGITTNDLIAITSRTFGFNRSGGNISVAMQLACLHLLECGRVKEVDGKIVI, from the coding sequence ATGAAAGAATTGGATGTGAAAATTGAACAGTGGAAAAAGAGACTCTTAGATTTAAGTAAAAGAAATAGATTAATTAATTTCAAAGAAACAAAAAGGTCTAGTGTTTCAATTACGTATCCAAGTTTTGAAGTTTTATACAAGAGAATAGTTTTTGATGAGGAAGCACTTAGTTTTCCATATCCATTAAAAACTATATATGATGAAAATGGTGAAGAGAATAATATAACTATTCAAGAAGGGGACTTAAAGACTAATAAAACAATTAACGAACAACAGAAAACTTTGAAAGTTTTACGAGGCAAAGCAAAAACCTATATTGAAGAGCAGGGCATTAATTCACTTTATTTAACTTTTGGAATTATTAAATGGAAGGAAAATGTAACTTCAGATGTTATTCTTTCTTCTCCCATAGTATTAGTTCCGGTTTCATTGACTATTCAATCAATAACCGACCCTTACAGATTACAACTTCATGAAGATGAAATAGTTGTGAATCCAAGTCTAGTATTTAAGTTTGAAAATGATTTTGGAATTATTCTGCCAGAATTTGATGGTAATGAAGAAGAAATTTCCGATTATTTGCATAAAATCAGTCAGCTGGCAAACAAGAATGATTGGTCGGTTACATCAGATGTCCATCTAACACTTCTATCTTTTTTGAAAATAAATATGTATAAAGATTTAAAGGACAATAAAGATAAAATAGTATCCAATCCAATATTTAAGGCTATAAGTGGAGATAAAAGTGAAATATCAATTATTCCTGAAGAACTTAATAATTTTAACCATGACAGGAATATCAGACCAGTAGACACGTATCAAGTCGTTGATGCGGACTCAAGTCAGCAAGATGCAATCTTATTATCAAAGAAGGGAATAAGTTTTGTTTTACAAGGACCTCCGGGTACAGGCAAGAGCCAAACGATAACAAATATTATAGCCGAGGCATTAGCTGATGGGAAAAAGGTGCTATTTGTATCTGAAAAAATGGCAGCTCTTGAAGTGGTAAAAAAAAGGCTTACGGCGGTCGGACTTGATGATTTCTGCCTTACATTACATAGTTATAAAGCCAATAAAAAAGAAGTTCTATCACAACTTGCCAAAACACTAAATATGCAAAGAATAAGCCTTCGTGACGATGCTTTATACAAACTCTCCAGCTTGGAAGAAAAAAGAAGAAGACTTAATGAATATTCTGAAGAGCTACATACTAAATGTCCACCGCTTAATATTTCTATATTTGAAGCAAATGGCAGATTATCAAAACTATTCACGACGCAGGATATTATATTTGATATCCCCAATATTGAAAGTACGGATACAAATTTACTAAATAAATATAAATACCTTTTATCTGAGTTTTCAAAAACTATTGGAAAATTAACGGAAGATTATGCAGATAATCCTTGGTGTGGTTGCAATGTCCCAGTTGTTACACATGAATTAAGACATAATATTGAAGTAAATTTGAATAAAATTTCACTTGCAATTAAAGAGATAATCTCGTCATATGAATCTGCGAATAAAAATATCGGCAGCCCCAAAATGCTGAGTATGCGAAATTTACCTCATTTATTTGCTGCTATAGATTTTTGCTCTGAGTCACCTTTGTTTCCAGAAAAATGGCTTTCTGAGGATTTTACAGAATTGAAAAGACTAGCAGAAGAGAATCATTCGTTGCTTAATGAATATAAGAAAGATCGAGAAAGCTTAAGTGAAAAATATACGCCAGAAATCTTTGATTTATCTGCAAAGATTATAATTTCAACGATTGAAGAAAAAATAATTGATGTAAAAAAATATTTGAAGCAAGAAAGTTTTTCAAGTAGCAAAGATATAGTTTTGAAAGCTGACTATATTTTGTCTGAGTGTATGGAAATAAGAGGAGTGCTTAATAGTATATGTGCTTTAAGTACTGAAATTATTGAAATGACAGGTATTTATAAACATAATAATTTTAACACTATAAACCAATTAAAAGAAATTATTGATTTAATATTATTATGCCCAAACCCACACCCAAAATGGTTCGAACAAGCTGAAATTGCTAAATTATACAATTCAATTGAAATTGCTAAAAGTTTTCAAATGAAATTAAGGAAGAACTTAAATAGTGTAGGAGAACAATTTGAAAGGGAAATATTAAGCATAGAGTATGAATCTCTTATTAATAAATTTGAAAGAAATTATTCAAAACTCATTAGTGTTGTAAGTGCTTACAATAAGTTGCCAGATGCTTTGGAAATGAAAATTTCTCATCTATATGATTTTTCAAACAAAGAGGTTGAAAACCTAAAAATATTCCGAACATTTTTGTTTAATGGGATAAATGCTGCGGTTAAAGTTAGAGAAAAATTGGATATTGATAAAGTAGGTAATCTTCAAGAGATAGTGTCTTTAGGTAGGTTACTAGCAATTATTGTTCAGAATCCAAAGCCTACACAAGTCTGGTTCGATGAAAATAAAGACATAGCAGTTGAAAAAGTCATAAGTCAAATTAAAGAAACGCATGCTGAAATTGAGAAAAACAAAAGCAAAATTTTAGAAAAGTTTGATAAAGATATTTTAGATGTTGATTATAAAGGTATTTTAAAAAGGTTTAAAACTGAGTATGGAAGTTTGCTCAAATTTCTAAAAGGTAGCTATAAATCAGATAAAAATACTATAAAAGGTTTATGCAGGGAGCAAGGCATCAAATTATCTGATAATGATATTATTTCAGCATTGAATATTGTATCTGAAATAAAAGACAAAGAACAATGGCTTTTTGATAATAAGTCACTTTTAAGCGAAACACTTGGTGATTTATATATGAACCATTATACTGATTGGACCTTAATTGAGAAAAACAGAGAAAATTTCAAGAGTATTAGAATGTATTTTGGAGGGAGTAAGATACCAGAAGCATTAAAAAAAGATTTAGTAGAAGGCAATACCTATTGGCTTTCTGAATATAGTTCTATAATTAATGAAATAGCTAATAATAACATTCCAGATCAAATACAGGACATTTTTGGTAGTAAGTCTTCTGTGATAGAAAATGATATACTCTTACAAACCATTAATCAGACAATTGAAAACTCAGAAGGATTAATAAATGATATTGATGATTTAAGTAGATACTTGTTGAAAGACAAAAATCTCAGAAATGTTACAGTTAATGAGCTACTCTCATACTTTAATTCTATAAAGATTGTTGATGAAACAAAAAAATGGTTTGTTAAAAACAGTCCGAATTTTAAAGAATCTATAGGTATGCACTATTTACTAGAAGATACAGATTGGGACAATCTTGAAAATAAAATCAGAATAGCTGAAAGGATAATAGAGTATTTCAAGGGTAATAGGGTACCTCAAAGGCTTATTTCATTATTAATTGCTCATGATAGGAAAATGGATAAGTTTATTCAGTTAAAAAACCATATAAACGACATAGAAACTAGTAATATTTCTGGAAGAGTATTGAGTTTATTAAGTGTAGAAGAAATTGAAACAATGCAGCTGAATGATATAGAAAGTATTTTAGGGGTAATTTTTGAAGATATTAACACCTTAAGTGATAAATATGTTAATTTTAAAAACTGTTCAAAGCAAGAAATTGTATATGAATCAACAATGTCTGATTTAGTAATATTAGAAAGAATTCAAAAAACAGAGGAAACGTTAGAAAACAATAAGAATGATTTATATAACAAATATCAATACAAATTTAAAGGTATTGATACTGATTGGGTGGAAATAATTTCATCATTGGAATTTGCAGAAAAGTTTTATTTGCTTTGTAAAGACTATGCATTTTCAAATAAGTTCATTGAGGATGTTGCTTCTAATAAAGCTTTTGCTACATGGTTAAAAGATACTTTAAAATCATTAACCCAAATGTATGAAAATATTAGTAATACGTTTGAATGGTATGCTAATTTATTCGATAATTACGATGTGATTTATTCACAAAACTTATACAGCTTACTTGATAGAATAATGAGAAGTTTGGATAATTTATCTTTACTTGAAGAATGGATTGATTATAGAAGCATAAGGCAACAATGCAGAGAGGTTGGCTTATCTGAATTTGTTGAAAACGTGGAACGGATAGGTATGGAACCTGATATTATTCAAAACACATTCTTAAAGCGTTTTTACAGGCTCTGGCTTGATGCAATGCTTCCTAAATATCCAGCAGTTTATGCATTTAGAAGCAGATCTCATCAATCTATTATTAAGGAATTTAATGATTTAGACAAAATCCAATTTGATATATCACGACTAAGAATTTTAGAGCGATTGATTATGAAATTACCGAACACTAACTTTGCTACATCCTCAGTTGATGAAGTAGGAATCTTAAAAAGGGAACTTTCTAAGCAAAAAAAGATAAAACCATTAAGAAGATTATTTAAAGAAATACCTAATTTATTAACCGCACTTAAACCTTGCTTAATGATGTCACCTTTGTCAGTAAGCTTATATTTACAAGCGGACGGATACAATTTTGACACAATAATATTTGATGAAGCATCACAGGTATGTACAGAAGATGCTGTTGGCGCAATTATGAGAGGAAAGCAAGTCATAATTGCTGGAGATAGTAAACAATTACCCCCAACAAACTTCTTTGCAGCGGCAGTTTCAGATGGCGAATTTGATGTTGAAACTGACGATGATGAATATGATGATACAGGAGCATATGAATCTATTTTGGAGGAAGCAACAAACGCAATTCCTGAAAGGACGTTAAAATGGCACTATAGAAGTAGACATGAACATTTAATTGCATTTTCTAATGCAAAAATCTATAATCATGAACTTGTTACTTTCCCCTCCAACATAGATCAAATTGAGCATAATGGGGTTGAATATATCTTTGTTGAAAATGGTGTATATGATAGAGGGGGTAAAAAACACAATATAAATGAGGCAAAAAGAGTTGCTGAACTCGTGTTTGAACATTTTAGATTACATCCCGACAGATCGTTAGGAATTGTTACTTTTAGTGAAGCTCAGCAACAGGCAGTAGATAGTGCCATCAGACAAATAAGGTTGCAAAATAGTCAGTTTGAGAAATATTTTTCAGAAGATGCAGAGCAGGCATTTTTTATTAAGAATCTTGAAAATGTTCAAGGGGATGAGCGTGATACTATAATTTTTAGTATCGGATATGCAAAGGATCAAAGCGGCGTAATGTATATGAATTTTGGCCCTCTAAGCAAAAATGGAGGGCATAGGCGTTTGAATGTTGCAATTACTCGTGCAAAATTTAATGTGAAATTAGTTGGTTCAATACATCCAACGGATATCAGAATAGAAAGTACAAATTCTGAAGGTGTTAAGATGCTGCGGCAATATATTGAATTCGCAATTCATGGACCGTCCACGTTGCAAAATGAACTGCATTTTTCAGATATTGTTAATGTTGAATCCCCATTTGAAGAATCAGTTTATGATTTCTTAGTAAAAAACGGATACCAAGTAGCGACACAGGTAGGGTGTTCTGGTTATCGTATTGATATGGCTGTAAAACATCCAACTTTAAGCGGAATCTTTGTAATTGGTATAGAGTGTGACGGAGCAACCTATCATAGTGCGAGAACAGCACGAGAGCGAGATCGTTTACGCCAAACGGTGCTTGAGGATATTGGGTGGAAAATTTATAGAATATGGTCTACCGACTGGATTAAGGACCCAAAAACTGAAGGGGCAAAACTTATAGAAGCTGTTAAACAAGCTATTGAGGGTTTTAAATTTGACAGCACTTCTTCAGGTTCAATTACTTATACTGAAACCAAAGCCTACTCAGAAAATGATTTTATAAGAGTTGAATGTACAGAAGACGAAATTGATACTGATAAGAGTAATCCGTATAATTTTACCTACTATAAGGAAACTGATGTATACGAGGTTGAACGAGTACATGATGATTCTCAATATCTTGCAAATGCAATAAAACATGTAGTGAAACAGGAATGTCCTATTCACTATGAATTGTTATGCAAGAGAGTTGCAACTTTATTTGGAAATCAGAAAGCAACGGTTAAGGTAAGAAATTCTATAGATTATGTTTTAGATAAAAAGATAAAAGACACAATTATAAAAAAGGATAACTTTTTATGGCATAAGGATGTCAAAGATATTCAGGTGAAAATACCTGAACCATATGGGAATGTAAGGCCAATAAACTATATAAGTACAGAAGAGATAGCCGAAGCAATGTATACCATAGTCAGTAAAAGTTTTGGAATCACAACTAATGATCTTATAGCAATAACATCAAGAACTTTTGGGTTTAACCGCTCTGGAGGGAACATATCAGTGGCAATGCAATTAGCTTGCTTACATTTGTTGGAGTGCGGAAGAGTTAAAGAGGTTGATGGAAAGATTGTTATTTAA